The nucleotide sequence CAGCGCCCGCACGGCCCTGTTCAACTGGCTTTATGCCCGGCACACGGGGGGCACGTTCGTCCTGCGGATCGAGGACACGGACCAGGCGCGCAACAGCGAGCAGTTCCTAAAGCTCATCTACGACAGCCTGACCTGGTTGGGCATGGATTGGGACGAGGGTCCGAACCCGGACGGGGTGGGCGAGCGCGGCGCGTTCGGTCCCTACCGCCAGAGCCAGCGCGGCGCCGTGTATGAGAAATACAAGCAGCAGCTTCTTGCCAGCGGCCGCGCCTACGAGAAGGACGGGGCGATCTGGTTCAAGCTGCTGGGCGAGCGCTACACGATCTTCGACGACCACCGGAAAAAAGAAGTCGAGAAGGTGAAGACCGCCCCCGTGTTGATCGACGACAAGATCCGCGGCCAGGTCGAGCGGCAGGAGGACGAGGATTTCGTGATATTCCGCTCGGACGGCAACCCGGTGTTTCATTTCGTGAACGTAGTCGACGACATCGAGATGAAGATCTCGCACGTCATCCGCGGCGAGGACCACCTGTCCAACACGAGCAAGCACGTGCGGCTGTACGAGGGTTTCGGCGTGGCCGCGCCGGTGTTCGCGCACATCCCGCTGATCCTGAAGTCGCCCGAGATGGGGCAGGGCAAGATGTCGAAGCGGGACAAGGGGGCGCTGATCGAGGAATACCAGCAGCGTTATTTCCTGCCCGAGGCGCTGGTGAACTACCTCTCCCTGCTCGGCTGGAACCCGGGCGACGACCGGGAGAAAATGCCGATCGCCGACATCATCCGCTTGTTCGACCTGCCGGCGGTGAACCAGAGCAATGCGAAGTTCGACGGGAAGAAGCTGGCGAACATGAACATGGTTTACCTGCTGGAGCAGCCGGCCGACCGGTTCGTGGCCTTGGCGAAGGATTGCTTCACGAAGCAGCCCGCCGGGACGTCGGTCATGGCGGACGAGACTTACTTCCGGACGATCATGCTGCTGGCGCAGCCGAAGATCAAATCGGTGGACGAGCTGGGAGCGTACACGGTCTATTTCTTCACGGAAGATTTCCCGGTCGATGCCAAGGTGAAGGACAAGGTCATGGCCAAGGGGGAGCCGAAGGTGCGCCTGGCGGAGTTGATCGCGGCGATACCGGGCATGGATTTCGCCAGCGACGCCACGGTGGAGGCCGGCATCAAGGCGCTCGCCGAGGGCAAGGGCCTGGGCTTCGGTGATTATCAGGCCGTCGCGCGCCTGGCGGTCACCGGCACCAACGCCGGCCCGAGCATCACGGCGATCTTCCGCGTGCTGGGGAAGGACAAGGTGCTGGCGCGCCTGAGCCGTTTCGCGGCGACGGCGTGAAA is from Lacunisphaera limnophila and encodes:
- a CDS encoding glutamate--tRNA ligase gives rise to the protein MSNVRVRFAPSPTGFFHIGSARTALFNWLYARHTGGTFVLRIEDTDQARNSEQFLKLIYDSLTWLGMDWDEGPNPDGVGERGAFGPYRQSQRGAVYEKYKQQLLASGRAYEKDGAIWFKLLGERYTIFDDHRKKEVEKVKTAPVLIDDKIRGQVERQEDEDFVIFRSDGNPVFHFVNVVDDIEMKISHVIRGEDHLSNTSKHVRLYEGFGVAAPVFAHIPLILKSPEMGQGKMSKRDKGALIEEYQQRYFLPEALVNYLSLLGWNPGDDREKMPIADIIRLFDLPAVNQSNAKFDGKKLANMNMVYLLEQPADRFVALAKDCFTKQPAGTSVMADETYFRTIMLLAQPKIKSVDELGAYTVYFFTEDFPVDAKVKDKVMAKGEPKVRLAELIAAIPGMDFASDATVEAGIKALAEGKGLGFGDYQAVARLAVTGTNAGPSITAIFRVLGKDKVLARLSRFAATA